TCCTGTATTTGATTTCATAACTGTTGGCTTTATTACCAACACAGTGTATGCCGCTTACAACGGTTATGGGGATACAAAAACGCCCTTTCAAGTAGCCCTTCTTATGAATGTAGTCAATATATCCAGCGCCTACCTTCTAATATACGGCAACTTGGGATTTCCAAGGATGGAGGTGCGCGGTGCGGGATGGGGTATTGCACTTTCAGAATTGGTAGGCCTTTTGGCATATGTGATTCTTTATATAACAAAGAAAAAGCCCTTTCCGCTGTGCTGGGATTTTAGTAAAAGTGTGCTTTTGAGTATTCTTAGGATTGGCACTCCCACCGCTCTTGAAAGAGCTTTCTCAAGCTTATCTTTTAACATATTTGTGGGTTTTTTGGCTAGCTTTGGAGATAAGGTGCTTGCCGCTCATCAGATAGGGCTAAGGGTTGAAAGCGCTTCCTTTATGATAGGCTTCGGGTTTATGGTAGCGTCCACTACCCTTTCGGGGCAAAACTGGGGTGCGAGAAACTACGCAGGTTTAGATTACGGCATTAGGATCACCGCTCACCTAACTGCTTTCTTGATGGGCTTTATGGGTGTATTGCTTGCTTTGTTTCCTAAGTACTTTTCTCTCATATTTACCAGAGATGTTCAGGTCATAGAGTATGCGGTTTATTATCTGGTGATAGTTGCCTTTTCCCAACCGCAGATGGCTTACGCCAGTATATATTCGGGAGCCCTCAAAGGTATGGGTAAAACTCACATACCTCTTCTCGTAAATTCAACGTCTTTTTGGGTTTTTAGGATAATACCCTCATACTTTTTACTGAAGTACTTCCATACACCTCTCGTGCCGTGGGTTTTCATGAGCGTAGAGATGACTACAAGAGCTATTATCTTCTACATAGCATACAAAAGGGAGGTGTCTAAGCTTTTGAACTGCGAAACAGAAGAAGAGAAGTGTAAAAAAGCAGACATTGAAGGAGTAAAAAGGCAAACACTTTAACAATAGCCATCTGAGGATGTACGAACCTAATTAGAAAACCTGATAGGTTATCAAGAAAGGAAAAGAAAAAAAGGGAAAGACCTATCAGCAGTTTCTTTTTGGAGTTAGTAAAGAGAAGAAGGTGAGAAACAGTTATAGAATAAATAGCCATAGACAGAAGGTGAGGATGGAAGACTTTAAGCATACCCTCAAAGGTTTTGGGTTTGCTAAAAGTGGATGGGTTTCCCAGATAGTAGTCCTTTACATTGTCAAAGGTAAAGCCCATTTTTGAGAAAAAAACCATAAAGTTGATGCATGCAAAAACAAGTAAAAAGAAGGAAAACATCAAAAGAAGTAGCTTAATACTTGATATACCAGAAGCCTTATCCTCACCCATAAAAATGAAAAAGAGAAGCGTTAAAAGTAAAACTACACCACTTAGAA
The Hydrogenobacter hydrogenophilus DNA segment above includes these coding regions:
- a CDS encoding MATE family efflux transporter → MSRISLKKKNGLIVDPKEGWDSVARKVIKLALPIILSNLLYTVESAFSIILVSGLSSTAVAAVGYSASMLWFIYSLMALSYTGTSVLVAQMTGARKDPSPALLWGLLISFLIALPLTFVGTDLVTFLMEKFGASKQVVSLARDYLDPVFDFITVGFITNTVYAAYNGYGDTKTPFQVALLMNVVNISSAYLLIYGNLGFPRMEVRGAGWGIALSELVGLLAYVILYITKKKPFPLCWDFSKSVLLSILRIGTPTALERAFSSLSFNIFVGFLASFGDKVLAAHQIGLRVESASFMIGFGFMVASTTLSGQNWGARNYAGLDYGIRITAHLTAFLMGFMGVLLALFPKYFSLIFTRDVQVIEYAVYYLVIVAFSQPQMAYASIYSGALKGMGKTHIPLLVNSTSFWVFRIIPSYFLLKYFHTPLVPWVFMSVEMTTRAIIFYIAYKREVSKLLNCETEEEKCKKADIEGVKRQTL